A genomic window from Triticum urartu cultivar G1812 chromosome 7, Tu2.1, whole genome shotgun sequence includes:
- the LOC125525313 gene encoding fructose-bisphosphate aldolase 5, cytosolic-like — protein MSAFVGKYAEELIKTAKYIATPGKGILAADESTGTIGKRLASINVENVEANRQALREMLFTAPGALEYLSGVILFEETLYQTAADGTPFVDILKAGNVVPGIKVDKGTVDIAGTVGETTTQGLDSLGARCAKYYEAGARFAKWRAVLKIGPGAEPSELAVKQNAEGLARYALICQENGLVPIVEPEILTDGPHDIKACAAATERVLAAVYKSLNDHKVLLEGTLLKPNMVTPGSDSPKVGAEVIAEYTVAALRRTVPPAVPGVVFLSGGQSEEQATQNLDAMNKLPVLKPWTLTFSFGRALQQSTIKKWAGKKENVADAQATFLARCKGNSEATLGKYGGAAAGGDAAASESLHVAGYKY, from the exons atgtctGCCTTCGTCGGGAAATACGCAG AGGAGCTGATCAAGACGGCCAAGTACATCGCGACGCCGGGGAAGGGCATCCTGGCGGCGGACGAGTCGACGGGCACCATCGGGAAGCGGCTGGCGAGCATCAACGTGGAGAACGTGGAGGCCAACCGGCAGGCGCTGCGGGAGATGCTCTTCACGGCGCCGGGCGCCCTCGAGTACCTCTCCGGCGTCATCCTCTTCGAGGAGACGCTCTACCAGACGGCCGCCGACGGCACCCCGTTCGTCGACATCCTCAAGGCCGGCAACGTCGTCCCGGGCATCAAGGTGGACAAGGGCACCGTGGACATCGCGGGGACCGTCGGCGAGACCACCACCCAGGGCCTCGACTCCCTGGGCGCGCGCTGCGCCAAGTACTACGAGGCCGGCGCGCGCTTCGCCAAGTGGCGCGCCGTGCTCAAGATCGGGCCCGGCGCCGAGCCGTCCGAGCTCGCCGTGAAGCAGAACGCCGAGGGGCTGGCCCGGTACGCGCTCATCTGCCAGGAGAACGGGCTGGTCCCCATCGTGGAGCCCGAGATCCTCACCGACGGGCCGCACGACATCAAGgcctgcgccgccgccaccgagcGCGTCCTCGCCGCCGTCTACAAGTCGCTCAACGACCACAAGGTGCTCCTcgagggcaccctcctcaagccCAACATGGTCACCCCCGGCTCCGACAGCCCCAAG GTTGGCGCGGAGGTGATAGCGGAGTACACGGTGGCGGCGCTGCGGCGCACGGTGCCGCCAGCGGTGCCCGGGGTGGTGTTTCTGTCGGGCGGGCAGAGCGAGGAGCAGGCGACGCAGAACCTGGACGCCATGAACAAGCTGCCGGTGCTCAAGCCCTGGACGCTCACCTTCTCCTTCGGCCGGGCGCTGCAGCAGAGCACCATCAAGAAgtgggccggcaagaaggagaaCGTCGCCGACGCGCAGGCCACCTTCCTCGCGCGGTGCAAGGGCAACTCCGAGGCCACGCTCGGCAAGTACGGCGGCGCTGCCGCCGGAGGGGACGCCGCCGCGTCCGAGAGCTTGCACGTCGCGGGGTACAAGTACTAA
- the LOC125525314 gene encoding protein transport protein SFT2-like has protein sequence MQAWFSGSGPSPSSSSSAASSQPPPSLLAEWNSYAAARSAEEDVGGGFGIDIEAAVRSANDRVTGTFGVVSKGVRGFPGSFQSSTSSVPSGKSLMYFGLFLASGIFLVFIAFTIFLPVMVIMPQKFAICFTMGCAFIIGSFFALKGPKNQLFHMISRERLPFTIGFVGSMFATIYVSMVLHSYILSVFFSCLQILALVYYAISYFPGGSAGMKFLSSTLVASVLRCFGR, from the exons ATGCAGGCGTGGTTCTCCGGCTCCGGGccctcgccctcctcctcctcgtcggcgGCGTCTTCGCAGCCGCCGCCGTCTCTGCTCGCGGAATGGAACTCCTACGCCGCCGCCCGCTCCGCCGAGGAGGACGTCGGCGGAGGATTCGGGATCGACATCGAGGCCGCCGTCCGCTCCGCCAACGACCGCGTCACCGGCACCTTCGGCGT GGTATCTAAAGGAGTTAGAGGGTTCCCTGGCAGCTTCCAGTCCTCAACAAGCAGTGTTCCATCTGGCAAATCTCTCATGTATTTCGGCCTTTTTCTTGCCAGTGGCATTTTCCTAGTTTTCATCGCGTTCACAATATTCCTGCCAGTCATGGTAATAATGCCTCAAAAGTTTGCGATCTGTTTCACTATGGGATGTGCCTTCATCATTGGATCTTTCTTTGCATTGAAAGGGCCCAAGAATCAGCTCTTTCATATGATTTCCAGAGAG AGGTTACCTTTCACCATTGGATTTGTTGGCAGCATGTTTGCTACCATCTATGTGTCAATGGTGCTCCATAGCTACATACTTTCTGTTTTCTTCTCTTGTCTTCAG ATCCTTGCGCTAGTATACTATGCCATCTCATACTTCCCTGGCGGATCTGCTGGAATGAAGTTTCTGTCATCTACCCTTGTGGCCTCAGTGTTGAGATGCTTCGGGCGATGA